The following nucleotide sequence is from Coffea eugenioides isolate CCC68of chromosome 3, Ceug_1.0, whole genome shotgun sequence.
CATCCACTTCTGACGTAATTTTGGTAGAGCAGTAGTACACGTTTAAATTAAACTCTAGTGATCAGGAGAGGATGGACCTAGCTTGGTGTGTAGCTACCATTTTTATAATGGAAGGCATTAAGGCATTGCCACTGGTCTGGGTTCTTGCGCCATGAGGTGCAAGGCCAAGAGTTCACAACCCTAGTAATTCACCTTCCtgtctaaaaaaaaagaaaagaaaaaggggttttaGGAAATGGGAACTTGTTTTGCTGACCAGCTCGGTCTAGCTAGCTAATTAATAAGATATATGGCCTTAAGGGTCGTGCCCCAGTGAAGATAACTCGAgcgaaaaataggaaaaatctCCAAAATGTTTGGATGCACTCGTGAAAAAGTGGATTGGCCAAATGGCACGATATCACAATACGGGGAAAGAaggccaaaagaaaaaataaaattgaaaaacctgTGATGCTGATAAAGTTGCATGTTTCCCCTGCATAAGAAGCTCAATAAATTGACATCAAAATCCTCAAAGAGATCAACCAATATTTAAGCACCACTTCAATGCTTTTCCTTCATTCCCTGACTAATGAATGCGAAAAACAACTTCCAATGTTCGTTCTTGCCTCAGTTTCCGCAATCTGGTCCTAACTCCCAAATTGCCCGTGAAGAGAAAATCATAAGGCCGCGGACAAGCTGATCGTTTGATCAAATGATCCAACGAACCCTAACCCTAGCTACTATTCTTGAcacgcatatatatatatatatataatgcagATTACGAGAATTTCGCATGCATGCATTTAAAGAACTGGAATGAAAACTAGAAAATATATGATCAGCGAAACAAAGCAGAAAAAACAAACCCATTTGCAAAGGTCTAAAATCTCCATAGTTTGAAAAAAGGTCGAAACTAAGTACAACAATGTCGAAGAAAAAAGCTAAAATCATCTAGTCATTTTACATGAGAGTCTACGAGGCACTAAAAGTTTAAGCAGGCTTCATTCACATGAACCTAATGATAACTCCCAAAATCATTAGTCAGTAACTAAAACGACTAAGCACTAGATGCTAAGTTGCTAACATACCCCATTGATTGGATCCATATGTAACAGGTAATCAGGGCTTCTACTCCTTTTTGGGCTCCTTGATCAGCATTTCGGACGGCACAATATCCTCAAGAAGGCCATTATCCACAAACGATGATGGAGGAGGAGGGCAATAGCTGCTCTCTTGAACTATCATATGAGCAAATGACGAACTATGGGTGTTAAAATTCAGGGATGCTGGAGCTGTTGGAACACGGAAAAAGGGTAGTTGCTGCAGCTGCTGTTGTTGAAATTGTTGTGGTTGTTGATGATGATACTGCGACATTGGTGGTGGGAAAAAAGAGGAAGGACCTGGCCCTGAACCTGAACCTGCACCTCCAAAACCAGCACCAATGGTGACAGCTTCTccagcaccaccaccaccattACTACTGCCAACACCACTTGGGCCACAAATGAAACTGGCGGAGCTTTCCGCCACAAGGCCAAGGCTGCCGCGAGAAGTTAGTGGTGTAGGATGCATGTGAGTACCTTCGTAGGTGGTAACCACAGTGGTTGGGTCACCAGATGATCTTTCCACCCTCTTTTTCACACCACATGATGGGCTGGTGCAACGATAATAGCTCCTGTAGTATATATTCCAGCATTTGCATGAGCAAAAGTCAATTAAATTGTTTATAAATAGCCACAGATCAAGATTAGTATGGAAAATgatcaaaagaaataaataaggaGATTGACCAGTGTGAAACGTAGAGTATTTCCCAGCGTGTGAATGTGTGGGCGAACATTAGCAGTAAGAAATGTAAAGTGGTACCTGGGAAATGGGCTGTTTTTCACAGCTTTTTGGCCATACTTCCTCCATCTGTATCCATCATCCAAGTGATCAACCTCACTCTTAGTCATGAACGCAAATCTCGGTTCCTTTTGCCccttttggtttttctttttgggcTTCAAGCTAATCCCGGAAAAAGGAAGGGGGGAAAATATCACCTTTTGatgattaaaaaagaaattgtaGGAAAAGCAGcacctaaaaataaaaatccacAAATATCAAAAAAGAATTTGCACATATTCTAACAGTAATTCAATGTAATTAGATCATGCATAACAGAAGCTCCCTCCCCTCAATCCTCGTCACTTCCCcgcaccccccccccccaccccaaCCCATCCCGGGGGCAATCAACAAGACGTATCTCCTTTGCGGGTTCTGTTCAAATCAATCATTACTTTCATTCGTCACAGGATATCAAAATTCCAAACTGATATGATACCATTTACCACACCACACTGAAATCTGAaaaggagaaggaaaaaaaaaagaaaataagatgtGCTACAAAAACAGTACAAGTACTAAAAAGTACTGCTACTAGAgtaaaatatttttgatacgaggaaaatgaaaaaaaaaaaaagcaagaaaggagaaaaaaaataaaaagcttTACTGTTTCTTAGTCTTGTCTTGATCCCGATCTTCTTGTTCACCCTCCACCGGTGTCTTGTTCTGTTGTTGATCATCATTCTGAGCATCACTAGATGAAGTAGAGACGGAAGGCGAATTCGGGGTGGCCGGGGTGGTGGCCACGTCAGATGACTCCGGAGgagcattattattattaatatgGTTGGATGGCGGAGGTGGGGGCGGCAGAGGGGACTGGGGCTGAAGCAGGGGCTGGGAAAGGGGGGGAGATTGAAACTTCATGGGAGGTAGCTGCTGAAATACCATCTCATATATGGAAGGGCATGGATAGTCCGGGACTGTTAGCATGTCTATAAATCCAAAAGACTCCATCTTCACCATATCATGATCATGTGGATGAGCAGCTccaccacctccacctccaTATGATGGTGGTGGTGATGATGCCATTGGTGCTGAACCTATTGGGATGTCATAAATGTTTGGTATGGCGGCCAATGTGGCCGGAATCGGAATCTGATCTGAAAATGTTAAATTCGACATGGGATTTTCGGGTTTTATATTTTTCTCTAACCTTTTATCCTTCTCCATAAAATTCGTCAATATGGCTAGCTAGCATAGATGCTTCATCTCATCATCTCCCTAGCTAAGAGAGAAAATAAGAAAAGCagaacgagagagagagagagagagagctaggGTGGGGTGGTCGTGGTTGGCTTTATATATATGAACTAGTACTACCAGAGCACCAAGTGTGAAGAGAGGGGAGTGGATTCGAGTGGAAGAGGGGATCAGGGAGGGAGGAGTGGTTTTCTGGACAATAAAAGGTTGGCTGTGGGGAGGTAGAGATTCAGTTTATGACCGGGAAATACCGGTGGAGAAGGTGTGTACGGAAAAATAAATGACTTGTGTTTGGCAATTAATAATAAAGGACCGCCCAATGTGATCCGGTTGGCTAGTCCACGCTTTCATACCCACTTGTTGACCGGTAACCGGATGAGTGTGAACTGCCTTCTGGTTACACGTGCCGGAAAagaatttgaaagaaaaatagagaggaCAATAAGCTTTGGCATGTGTGCGCGAGTGGGAATTTGATTttgccccccaaaaaaaaaaaaaaacactccgGTTTTCGTTTTCAAGTCCAACGGGAAATGCTTACATTCTTTCTTGGAGGACAAGAATGTCCCTAACGCATTAGTCCatcattttgcaaattcttttttttttgaaaaaaaaaaatcaaccctAGCAATCTATCATTTTGCTCAATTATCTTGAAATTAATCAGAGAGTGGCCGACTAGGAAAATAATCATGCGATAGGTAAATATGGTAGTGTATTTTATAGAGATGAAAAGCGCATTATTAACAATAGAGATGAAAAACGCATTATTTGAATTGAGATATTattgtgtgtttggattgagataatttgaaacaaaataatttacttcataaattttaattatttttttatcttttcaatcacctttttatttcacatacatcacatcataaaaagtagtacagtaattatctcaaataaatcatctaaataaactcttatccaaacacgTGTGATTAAGATGTAGTATTTGAGTTTTTTTTAGGAGAGCATAGGATTGGTTGTATATTTACATCTTCATAATCAATTCAAACTATTTTGAGTTCTAGAATTATTTGGATTTCGTCACTGTAGAAGAGTGTAGACATACGTCTTCCTTGTAAACCGTTTCGTTTTACCAAGTAAAACAGCATAAACAAAATACTCCATAAGAATACGTCCATTAGTAGTTGGGTTGGgtgtcaaaaaaatttttaaaatttttttttttttggtgggtttACTTTATCGTGACCTGTACTTGAAAGAGGTACGTActgctctgtttggattgtaaattatttgagatatttttactgtagcactttttgtgatgtgatttatgtgagataaaaaggtaattgaaaatataaaaaggtgtgttggaaattgtaatgatgacgtaagcaaataaattttggctAATAattctctatccaaacaaaccagtAGTTCACCATCATTTTTTAGTAATGCTTCCAAAGTACGTGCTTACCAGTTTAAGTTCATAGCTCCGACGGATAGGTCTAGGCCCCTCACGCCTTTTTATAGCTATGATGGTTGTATGGTCTCCACCATGATTGAGATATAAAAGGGTActtattttgatgataatttGGTATAACTAGAATGATGTTTTGTGTTATTTTGGTGGACTTCAAACACTAGCAGAAGGGACCCCAACTCGACAGCTCCAAGCCTCCAGGTTTTGAAATTTTTCGCACCACGAAAGCTACTTGTTATCGTCCAAATTAGGAATTGTCTATGCCCGAAAGAACAAGGTGCCTGATTTTAAGTGCATTCCAAATTTTTATAAAAGGGGCCATTTTGGTAACTTAacattctcttttttttttttttttacgttgagattgaaatgaaatttattATAAGATTAAAAAAGGCGCGTTTATTTAGATTGTTTAGAAagtcattttttaaaaaaaaaattttacattgtccgtaaatatattttttaatcatctttttattgaataatatatatcaaatcgccaTTAcattacagtatatttttctataaaagcttcaaaaaatagcaattcaaatcGGACTTCTGTTTTGGGAGGGAGGGAagtagagaaaagaaaaagagaaaaagaagaagaagaagttgtTGGTTAAAAATGGAAATAGCCGCAAGGAAAAGAGAACTTGGATGTGTGGGAGGAGTGTAAAAGAAGGATTCACACGTGTGGTCCAAAGCCCTGACAAGTGTCCTTCATGCTGACCTGATTACCGCGTCACCTTCTCAACGTTAGCTTCCTCCTTCCCCGACAAGCCCACACCGTCCACagtcaaaaataaataaataacccAAAGCCTCATTCGCCATTTTTACTATTTAACTCCCACAAATTTATATACAGTACATTTttaaaaaagatgaaaaattaAATTGGGCTTAAATCTGGATGTCTTTCTTCAGTTCAGTAGTAGAGTTAACTGGTGCagcgaggaaaaaaaaaaaaaatatatatatatatatatatatagctcttttttaggtttatttttttttaaagctgATACGGGCTGGAAATAGATTATATAGTAGATGGTTGTTTCTTGCTTCTAGCATCTGTTGAGTCTTGAATCTCGATGATGCCTTTGACCTAATTCAAACTAGTATGAATCAAGCTAATCGATCACGAACTTCCATGTAACGTATGCCGCCCCAACATCGACTACTTGCGTAATCAGTGACCATTTTCGCTGTTTACATCaattcaaagaaagaaagaaagggggcaaaaataaaaaattttatttatttttccagtCAGCGTTCTTGAAcaatttatttataaatttcttCTCCACAACATCCATTTCGATTACTGAAAACTGGTCTCAttctgactttttttttttgatgttgAATTAACTAATTTCAACCACGTTCCTActttttgtaattgatttttcatGTGCATTATAATCTAAACGAAAACGAGACGAAATGTTAATCAACTTCAACAATTTGTGGGTGCTTCCGCCATTTTCTTGTTCAATTCATTTGATATTCCTGCATGTTAGGCAACGCctgatttattaataatattacGTATTTAAAACATCCGCGCTTCTCACTTGcgttctttatttatttatttttaacatTTGCTCAAATGAATATGCCTGCACTGGGTGaactttttttgtgttttttttttttttttacagtaTGATTTTGTGGTTATGCCTTTTAAGTGTGAAATTGGTTGGTAATATTTACGAGAATAGGCGCAATGGATGAAAACATATAGATTTGTGCGTTCAATTATCAATATTGTTCCCATCCTAACATAATAACATGG
It contains:
- the LOC113766890 gene encoding WRKY transcription factor 23-like; this translates as MEKDKRLEKNIKPENPMSNLTFSDQIPIPATLAAIPNIYDIPIGSAPMASSPPPSYGGGGGGAAHPHDHDMVKMESFGFIDMLTVPDYPCPSIYEMVFQQLPPMKFQSPPLSQPLLQPQSPLPPPPPPSNHINNNNAPPESSDVATTPATPNSPSVSTSSSDAQNDDQQQNKTPVEGEQEDRDQDKTKKHLKPKKKNQKGQKEPRFAFMTKSEVDHLDDGYRWRKYGQKAVKNSPFPRSYYRCTSPSCGVKKRVERSSGDPTTVVTTYEGTHMHPTPLTSRGSLGLVAESSASFICGPSGVGSSNGGGGAGEAVTIGAGFGGAGSGSGPGPSSFFPPPMSQYHHQQPQQFQQQQLQQLPFFRVPTAPASLNFNTHSSSFAHMIVQESSYCPPPPSSFVDNGLLEDIVPSEMLIKEPKKE